One Mesorhizobium shangrilense genomic window carries:
- a CDS encoding GGDEF domain-containing protein, with amino-acid sequence MGSADYILAINLVVAGLLAAAFMTIAVHDVDRVSARWLAFGYVLGMAYFAIEFSIPSFDNARPVVVAAFAAFLGATIAFNGGLALKYGVSPPWSQMLFFLFAATVAVYFVQDLPRQSFIRMMAYQFPYAVMQFVGLGIVWSSRQRRDRLDHMLMAVLAASALQFLSKPFIAHALGGWGANPQVYLQSSYALVSQSLGTMFGLAIALLILVILVRDLLAEVMSKSETDTLSRLLNRGGFERHAELALRGATRQGVPVALVIADLDHFKSINDSFGHASGDRVIEAFAGFLRDAAADHHVAGRIGGEEFAIILPGTNLAAARLFAEGTRSAFGALPVDGLPPEHRCSASFGVAELHAGEGFADLMRRADAALYQAKNAGRDCVRISSGVTAGRAAMAANAG; translated from the coding sequence ATGGGCAGTGCAGATTACATCCTCGCGATCAACCTTGTCGTCGCCGGCCTGCTGGCCGCGGCCTTCATGACGATCGCCGTTCATGACGTGGACCGTGTCTCGGCGCGCTGGCTGGCTTTCGGCTATGTGCTGGGCATGGCCTACTTCGCCATCGAATTCAGCATTCCGTCCTTCGACAATGCGCGGCCGGTGGTGGTTGCCGCTTTCGCTGCCTTCCTCGGCGCCACCATCGCCTTCAATGGCGGGCTCGCCCTTAAATACGGCGTTTCGCCGCCTTGGTCGCAGATGCTCTTCTTCCTGTTTGCGGCGACTGTCGCCGTGTATTTCGTGCAGGATCTGCCGCGCCAGTCATTCATCCGCATGATGGCCTACCAATTCCCCTACGCCGTCATGCAGTTTGTCGGCCTTGGCATCGTCTGGTCATCCAGGCAAAGACGCGACCGCCTCGACCATATGCTGATGGCCGTCCTGGCAGCCAGCGCGCTGCAGTTCCTGAGCAAGCCGTTCATCGCGCATGCGCTGGGCGGCTGGGGCGCCAATCCGCAGGTCTATCTGCAGAGCAGCTATGCGCTGGTGTCGCAGTCGCTCGGCACCATGTTCGGCCTGGCGATCGCGCTGCTGATCCTTGTCATCCTGGTTCGCGACCTGCTGGCCGAGGTGATGTCGAAGTCGGAGACGGACACTCTCTCGCGGCTGCTCAATCGTGGTGGCTTCGAGCGCCATGCGGAACTGGCGCTACGCGGCGCCACGCGCCAGGGTGTTCCGGTCGCCCTGGTGATCGCCGATCTCGATCATTTCAAGAGCATCAATGACAGTTTCGGTCATGCCTCCGGCGACCGGGTCATCGAGGCTTTCGCCGGTTTCCTGCGCGATGCCGCCGCCGACCACCATGTTGCCGGCCGGATCGGTGGCGAGGAATTCGCCATCATCCTGCCAGGAACAAACCTTGCCGCCGCCCGGCTCTTCGCCGAAGGCACGCGCAGCGCTTTCGGTGCGCTGCCCGTTGACGGGCTGCCGCCGGAGCATCGCTGCTCGGCGAGCTTCGGCGTTGCCGAACTTCATGCGGGCGAGGGGTTTGCCGACCTGATGCGGCGGGCCGACGCGGCCCTGTACCAGGCGAAGAATGCCGGGCGCGATTGCGTGCGGATCTCGTCGGGCGTGACAGCCGGGCGAGCGGCAATGGCCGCGAACGCCGGGTAG
- a CDS encoding GGDEF domain-containing protein, producing the protein MDVGLFIALLNPTIALALGAAFLVLWSYQRHRPYLAVLGASYSVSAGGFLFQYFTLPFGMALTKLVSNLCFTFAGGCLAGAIVARYGRKVPFAAIGTLMVGGLAAFSWFMFVHPDLTWRIYAMNFAFGGLALLVAAELRPVRNNGPTEMILFVLSLTSAFNFFVRTIVIVAMHGPFTSYDGFYASSYWTTALLSHALLSLLIALCLFTAAALDVMKALKTETYTDPLSGLLNRRGFEERAALLLQRCAAAKFPVALVLADLDHFKLLNDVYGHAAGDRVIADFAAKLRSAAGARGVAGRVGGEEFAVLLPLTDLAAAQLFAEAIRVLYSAGGVDGLPPGTKVTASFGVAARTGEEGLEPLMRRADEALYKAKRNGRDSVRLSYERPETAFVTEWHKAS; encoded by the coding sequence TTGGACGTCGGACTGTTCATAGCGCTGCTCAACCCGACGATCGCGCTCGCGCTCGGCGCTGCCTTCCTCGTGCTTTGGTCCTATCAGCGCCATAGACCCTACCTGGCAGTGCTGGGCGCAAGCTATTCCGTGTCGGCCGGCGGCTTCCTGTTCCAGTATTTCACGCTGCCTTTCGGCATGGCGCTCACCAAGCTGGTCTCCAACCTGTGCTTTACCTTCGCCGGCGGCTGCCTCGCCGGCGCGATCGTCGCCCGCTACGGCCGCAAGGTGCCCTTTGCGGCAATCGGCACGCTGATGGTCGGCGGTCTGGCCGCGTTCAGCTGGTTCATGTTCGTTCACCCCGATCTGACATGGCGTATCTATGCGATGAATTTTGCCTTTGGCGGCCTGGCGCTGCTTGTCGCCGCCGAATTGCGCCCGGTTCGAAACAATGGCCCGACGGAAATGATCCTGTTCGTGCTGTCGCTGACGTCGGCGTTCAACTTCTTCGTGCGAACCATCGTCATCGTGGCCATGCACGGCCCCTTCACCAGCTACGACGGGTTCTATGCCTCGTCCTACTGGACGACGGCACTGCTGTCGCACGCGCTGCTGTCACTGCTCATCGCGCTCTGCCTGTTCACCGCCGCCGCGCTCGATGTCATGAAGGCGCTGAAGACCGAAACCTATACGGATCCGCTGTCAGGTCTTCTGAACCGTCGCGGCTTCGAGGAACGCGCGGCTCTCCTTTTGCAACGCTGCGCCGCGGCCAAATTCCCGGTGGCACTGGTGCTGGCCGACCTCGATCATTTCAAGTTGCTGAACGATGTGTATGGACACGCGGCGGGTGATCGGGTGATCGCCGACTTTGCCGCCAAGCTTCGCTCGGCCGCCGGTGCCCGAGGGGTTGCCGGCCGCGTCGGCGGAGAGGAGTTCGCGGTGCTGCTGCCGTTGACCGACCTTGCGGCGGCGCAGCTGTTCGCCGAAGCCATCCGCGTCCTGTATTCGGCGGGAGGCGTGGACGGACTGCCTCCGGGCACCAAGGTGACGGCGAGTTTCGGCGTGGCGGCCCGCACCGGCGAGGAAGGGCTGGAGCCGTTGATGCGCCGCGCCGACGAAGCCCTCTACAAAGCCAAGAGGAACGGCCGTGACAGCGTTCGGCTGTCCTACGAGCGGCCGGAAACGGCCTTCGTCACGGAGTGGCACAAGGCCAGCTGA
- the sdhC gene encoding succinate dehydrogenase, cytochrome b556 subunit: MSKSPATREFARRERPLSPHLTVYRPPITMTMSIIHRITGGALYFGTLLVAIWLIAAAGSKSTFDLVNWAFGSWLGQLVLFGYTWALMQHMLGGVRHLIWDTGAGLEKHTASKIAWATLAGSILLTLLIWIVGYMARGA; the protein is encoded by the coding sequence ATGAGCAAATCACCAGCCACCCGCGAATTTGCCAGACGTGAACGGCCGCTGTCGCCGCATCTGACCGTGTACCGGCCGCCGATCACCATGACGATGTCGATCATCCATCGCATCACGGGCGGTGCGCTCTATTTCGGAACGCTGCTGGTCGCTATCTGGCTGATAGCGGCGGCGGGTTCCAAATCGACCTTCGATCTCGTCAACTGGGCATTCGGTTCCTGGCTGGGGCAGCTGGTGCTGTTCGGCTATACATGGGCGCTGATGCAGCACATGCTGGGCGGTGTCCGCCACCTGATCTGGGACACGGGCGCCGGGCTTGAAAAGCACACGGCCTCCAAGATCGCCTGGGCGACGCTCGCCGGCTCGATCCTGCTGACGCTGCTGATCTGGATCGTCGGCTACATGGCGCGGGGAGCCTGA